Proteins from one Salaquimonas pukyongi genomic window:
- the folE gene encoding GTP cyclohydrolase I FolE, which yields MDAIIKDLKSRGRRKVLPKEHRPSQAEAEEAVRTLLKWMGEDIEREGLVDTPKRVAKAYGELFSGYEQKSADVLGRTFEEVGGYDDMVLVKDIDFHSHCEHHMVPIIGRAHVAYLPDGKVLGLSKIARTVDIFARRLQTQENMTAEIAYAIDEALGPRGVAVMIEAEHMCMAMRGIRKMGSTTTTTCFTGAFRNDPAEQVNFMTLLRMNRE from the coding sequence ATGGACGCCATCATCAAGGATTTAAAGTCGCGCGGCCGCCGCAAGGTGCTGCCGAAGGAACACCGACCTTCCCAGGCTGAAGCCGAGGAAGCCGTTCGCACCCTGCTCAAATGGATGGGAGAGGACATCGAACGTGAAGGACTTGTCGATACGCCCAAGCGGGTTGCCAAGGCCTATGGCGAGTTGTTTTCCGGTTACGAGCAGAAATCCGCTGACGTGCTGGGCCGCACCTTTGAAGAGGTCGGCGGCTATGACGACATGGTGCTGGTCAAGGACATCGACTTCCACTCCCATTGCGAACACCACATGGTGCCGATCATCGGCAGGGCCCATGTCGCCTATCTGCCGGACGGCAAGGTCCTGGGGCTTTCGAAGATCGCCCGCACGGTCGATATTTTCGCCCGCCGCCTGCAAACCCAGGAAAACATGACCGCCGAGATTGCCTATGCCATCGACGAGGCGCTTGGGCCGCGCGGTGTTGCCGTGATGATCGAGGCAGAGCACATGTGCATGGCAATGCGCGGCATCAGGAAAATGGGTTCGACCACCACGACGACCTGTTTTACCGGTGCTTTCCGCAACGATCCCGCCGAGCAGGTCAATTTCATGACGCTGTTGCGGATGAACCGCGAGTAA
- the hisI gene encoding phosphoribosyl-AMP cyclohydrolase has product MTDFPPPAKGAEQEEGETFRPKFDSAGLVTAIACDGESGEVLMLAHMNAEALQKTLETGKAHYFSRSRQVIWLKGETSGNVQMVESLATDCDQDAVLLKVRQQGTAAACHTGRISCFYRTVRQDGKGGYALTLDEREKRFDSDKVYGKE; this is encoded by the coding sequence ATGACCGATTTCCCGCCGCCCGCAAAAGGTGCCGAACAGGAGGAAGGAGAAACCTTCCGCCCGAAATTCGATTCGGCAGGGCTGGTGACGGCAATTGCCTGCGATGGCGAAAGCGGCGAGGTTTTGATGCTCGCCCACATGAATGCCGAAGCCCTGCAAAAGACGCTGGAAACCGGAAAGGCGCATTATTTCAGCCGCTCGCGCCAGGTGATCTGGCTCAAGGGTGAAACCTCCGGCAATGTACAGATGGTCGAGAGCCTCGCTACCGATTGCGACCAGGATGCGGTGCTGTTGAAGGTCCGCCAGCAAGGCACGGCGGCGGCGTGCCACACCGGCAGGATAAGCTGCTTTTACCGCACCGTGCGGCAGGACGGCAAAGGCGGCTATGCCCTCACCCTGGATGAACGTGAAAAACGCTTTGATTCGGACAAAGTATACGGCAAGGAATAG
- a CDS encoding NADPH:quinone reductase, which yields MKAAFYTRNGPAGEVIEIGEKPKPIPEAGEVLVELAFSGVNPSDVKSRAARPLAGAYQIPHSDGSGTVEAVGEGVDVSRIGERVWTWNAAWQRPDGTAAEYAALPADQAVKLPQGVSLEAAACLGIPGMTAAHAAELLSAETDARAVLVTGAGNAVGNLACQMAKQAGFTVIGTASARRRDLADKAGCDRVLDPYVDELAKAVLEANGGAPVDAIIDMDFSSTARLLGQGVLKPHGVLIGYGSNEMGQVSFDFRQALFNCHRLSFFVVYELLAKERKAAMDRLERALGAGLDIAIDAVLPLAEAARAHERVESGTATGNVLLRC from the coding sequence ATGAAAGCTGCTTTCTATACGCGTAACGGCCCGGCCGGCGAGGTCATCGAGATTGGCGAAAAACCAAAACCAATCCCAGAGGCTGGCGAAGTGCTGGTGGAGCTCGCCTTTTCCGGGGTCAATCCGTCCGATGTGAAATCGCGCGCAGCGCGGCCGCTGGCTGGCGCCTATCAAATCCCCCATTCCGACGGTTCCGGCACGGTTGAGGCGGTGGGCGAGGGGGTTGATGTTTCCCGCATTGGCGAACGTGTATGGACCTGGAATGCGGCCTGGCAGCGCCCTGACGGTACGGCGGCGGAATATGCCGCCCTGCCGGCAGATCAGGCGGTGAAGCTGCCGCAGGGCGTTTCGCTGGAAGCGGCGGCCTGCCTGGGCATTCCCGGCATGACGGCGGCCCATGCGGCCGAACTGCTGAGCGCTGAAACCGATGCAAGAGCGGTTCTTGTGACCGGTGCGGGCAATGCGGTGGGCAATCTTGCCTGCCAGATGGCCAAACAGGCGGGCTTTACCGTCATCGGCACGGCATCTGCCCGCCGCCGCGACCTGGCGGACAAGGCGGGCTGCGACAGGGTGCTTGATCCCTATGTTGATGAACTTGCGAAAGCCGTGCTTGAAGCCAATGGCGGTGCGCCGGTGGACGCCATCATCGACATGGATTTTTCCTCCACTGCGAGGCTGCTGGGACAGGGCGTATTAAAACCCCATGGGGTGCTGATCGGCTACGGTTCCAACGAGATGGGCCAGGTTTCCTTTGACTTCCGCCAGGCGCTGTTCAACTGCCATCGCCTCAGCTTTTTTGTCGTCTATGAATTGCTGGCAAAAGAGCGCAAGGCCGCCATGGATCGGCTGGAAAGGGCGCTGGGCGCCGGGCTCGACATTGCGATTGATGCGGTCCTGCCGTTGGCCGAGGCTGCCAGAGCGCATGAGCGCGTGGAATCAGGCACGGCAACGGGCAATGTGCTGCTGCGCTGCTGA
- a CDS encoding VOC family protein, which produces MAVSPRKARSVDHLVLPVAGLELARQRLGQLGFSVAPDAIHPFGTENACVFFEDGTYLEPLAIYKREICETQALKGNVFVARDQAFRFRRGDEGFSAFVLATKDADGDHKLFRKLGISGGRKLTFSRIFESASGKKSTASFKLAFAADLRSPDSFVFTCERVKAPPAKRGKLAEHENGAIGISELALGEPNPSDFQYFLQEVLNQRDVNAHSFGIELEAANANVAVYTAKGLGAWYGIESGCHGRGLRFRAFSVAVKDLGQTEKLLRKNKVACRRIAQRVVVDHAPGQGCVIAFEEAAK; this is translated from the coding sequence ATGGCAGTTTCTCCCCGCAAAGCGCGCAGCGTCGACCACCTCGTCCTGCCAGTTGCCGGTCTTGAACTGGCGCGGCAGCGCCTTGGGCAACTGGGCTTTAGCGTCGCGCCCGACGCGATACATCCCTTCGGTACCGAGAACGCCTGTGTCTTTTTTGAAGACGGCACCTATCTGGAGCCGCTTGCGATTTACAAACGGGAAATCTGCGAGACCCAGGCGCTCAAGGGCAATGTGTTTGTCGCGCGCGACCAGGCCTTCCGCTTTCGCAGGGGCGATGAAGGGTTTTCAGCCTTCGTGCTGGCAACGAAAGATGCCGATGGCGATCACAAGCTGTTTCGAAAGCTGGGCATTTCCGGCGGCAGGAAGCTGACATTCTCGCGCATCTTTGAAAGCGCCAGCGGCAAGAAAAGCACGGCCAGCTTCAAGCTCGCCTTCGCTGCCGATCTCAGATCACCCGACAGCTTCGTTTTTACCTGTGAGCGCGTGAAGGCGCCGCCGGCAAAACGCGGCAAACTGGCAGAGCATGAAAACGGAGCCATCGGTATTAGCGAACTTGCGCTGGGCGAACCCAATCCGAGCGACTTCCAGTATTTCCTGCAGGAGGTGCTCAACCAGCGCGACGTCAATGCCCATTCCTTCGGCATCGAACTGGAGGCAGCCAATGCCAATGTGGCCGTCTACACGGCGAAGGGGCTTGGCGCCTGGTATGGCATTGAAAGCGGCTGCCATGGGCGGGGGCTGCGGTTTCGCGCCTTCTCGGTCGCGGTCAAGGACCTCGGACAGACCGAAAAGCTGCTCAGGAAGAACAAGGTTGCCTGCCGGCGGATTGCCCAGCGCGTGGTGGTCGATCATGCCCCGGGGCAGGGGTGCGTCATCGCCTTTGAGGAGGCCGCAAAATGA
- a CDS encoding YeeE/YedE family protein, with translation MDFVPFIDAIGEPATVALAGFVLALAFGFLAERSGFCTRSAILEIIDRKAATALPVWLLALGVAIFLTQLSIYNGWIAAGESRFFRTPQSLSGAAIGGALFGIGMALARGCTSRLMVLGASGNLRALATAGVIALVALATYQGFLVPLRDGLGGLANTGLLGGNDVAQLLENSNAGLAIGGAVLAAAAITALRSRVSAWKAAGGALIGALITGGWYATYQLSSQVFDPIEIESLSFSRPSANAVNYLASGGAQEYLSLDTGMIAGLLLGAFAASLVFRSFKFRRFGETGTPHFVRYLAGGALMGFGGILAVGCTVGAGFTGGSVLAVSSLLGLAAMMSFCAATDLILRRAEGRTAEKTVPAPAE, from the coding sequence ATGGATTTCGTTCCTTTTATTGATGCCATCGGCGAACCGGCAACCGTTGCGCTGGCCGGATTTGTTCTTGCCCTCGCCTTCGGGTTTCTGGCTGAGCGAAGCGGGTTTTGTACCCGTTCGGCCATTCTGGAGATTATCGACCGCAAGGCTGCAACTGCGCTGCCGGTATGGTTGCTTGCGCTCGGGGTCGCGATCTTCCTGACCCAGCTGTCAATCTACAACGGATGGATTGCGGCGGGAGAAAGCCGCTTCTTCCGCACTCCGCAAAGCCTTTCAGGTGCTGCAATAGGCGGAGCGCTGTTCGGCATTGGCATGGCGCTGGCGCGCGGCTGCACCAGCCGGCTGATGGTGCTGGGCGCCAGCGGCAACCTGCGGGCACTGGCAACGGCGGGCGTCATCGCCCTGGTGGCCCTGGCAACCTATCAGGGTTTCCTCGTTCCCCTTCGCGATGGGCTTGGCGGCCTGGCCAATACCGGCCTGCTGGGCGGCAATGACGTGGCGCAGCTTCTGGAAAACAGCAATGCCGGCCTGGCGATTGGCGGCGCGGTTCTGGCTGCTGCCGCAATCACTGCCCTGCGCAGCCGCGTATCTGCCTGGAAGGCAGCAGGCGGCGCCCTGATCGGCGCGCTGATCACCGGTGGCTGGTATGCAACCTATCAGCTTTCTTCCCAGGTCTTCGACCCGATCGAGATTGAAAGCCTTTCCTTTTCCCGGCCCTCGGCCAATGCGGTCAATTATCTGGCAAGCGGCGGCGCACAGGAATACCTGTCGCTGGATACCGGCATGATTGCCGGGCTGCTGCTGGGGGCCTTTGCCGCTTCGCTTGTCTTTCGCAGCTTCAAGTTTCGCAGGTTTGGAGAAACCGGTACGCCGCATTTTGTCCGCTATCTTGCCGGTGGTGCGCTGATGGGGTTTGGCGGCATCCTCGCCGTTGGCTGCACGGTCGGTGCCGGCTTTACCGGCGGTTCGGTGCTGGCGGTCAGTTCGCTGCTTGGACTGGCAGCGATGATGTCCTTTTGTGCCGCGACCGACCTGATTCTTCGCAGGGCCGAAGGCCGCACCGCCGAAAAGACGGTTCCCGCTCCCGCCGAATAA
- a CDS encoding GNAT family N-acetyltransferase, with protein MANSEVKSKPAIRESRPGDLAWLELLYPAAFPEEDLLPLVRAMLTSSAEILSLVAEREGAGAGHCLFTLGSIEGTGRKIALLGPVGVDPNHQRCGIGSAMIAEGLKRLQAAKVKQVFVLGDPSYYSRFGFRPGAGVKPPYELPQNWSDAWQTLPLGDGDVAEEGRLLLPEFWMRPELWAE; from the coding sequence ATGGCGAACAGCGAAGTCAAATCCAAACCGGCAATCCGGGAAAGCAGGCCCGGGGATCTTGCATGGCTTGAATTGCTGTATCCGGCAGCCTTTCCCGAAGAGGACCTGCTTCCCCTTGTTCGTGCCATGCTGACCAGCAGCGCGGAGATATTGTCGCTTGTTGCAGAAAGGGAAGGTGCCGGGGCAGGGCATTGTTTGTTCACGCTTGGCAGTATTGAGGGAACCGGCCGGAAAATCGCGCTGCTTGGACCTGTCGGCGTTGATCCCAACCATCAGCGCTGCGGAATTGGCAGCGCAATGATCGCAGAAGGATTGAAGCGGCTGCAAGCGGCGAAGGTCAAGCAGGTATTCGTACTGGGTGATCCGTCCTATTACAGCAGGTTCGGGTTCCGGCCGGGAGCAGGGGTTAAGCCGCCATACGAATTGCCGCAAAACTGGTCGGATGCCTGGCAGACCCTGCCGCTTGGCGATGGGGATGTTGCCGAAGAGGGCCGCCTGCTTTTGCCGGAATTCTGGATGCGGCCGGAATTATGGGCGGAGTAG
- the eno gene encoding phosphopyruvate hydratase has protein sequence MPAIIDLTAREILDSRGNPTVEVDALLEDGSFGRAAVPSGASTGAHEAVELRDGGKRYLGKGVEKAVEAVNGKIAEALVGYDSEEQLAIDQTMIELDGTENKAKLGANAILGVSLAIAKASAEACGLPLYRYVGGANAHLLPVPMMNIINGGEHADNPIDFQEFMVMPVGADSLKEAVRMGAEVFHTLKKDLSAAGHNTSVGDEGGFAPNLSSAVDALDFIMKSIEKAGYKPGEDMYLALDCAATEFFKDGNYVYEGEGVSRDPETQAKYLAELVSSYPIISIEDGMSEDDWDGWKMLTDLAGSKCQLVGDDLFVTNSKRLRMGIEKGVANSILVKVNQIGSLSETLDAVETAHKAAYTAVMSHRSGETEDATIADLAVATNCGQIKTGSLARSDRLAKYNQLIRIEEELGNQAHYAGRSILKG, from the coding sequence ATGCCTGCGATTATCGATCTGACAGCCCGTGAAATTCTGGACAGCCGGGGCAATCCCACCGTTGAAGTGGATGCGCTGCTGGAAGACGGCTCCTTTGGCCGCGCCGCTGTTCCGTCGGGTGCTTCAACCGGCGCTCATGAGGCCGTGGAACTGCGCGATGGGGGAAAGCGGTATCTGGGCAAGGGGGTCGAAAAGGCCGTGGAAGCGGTCAACGGCAAGATTGCCGAAGCACTGGTTGGCTATGACAGTGAGGAGCAGTTGGCGATCGATCAAACGATGATTGAGCTCGACGGCACCGAGAACAAGGCCAAGCTTGGCGCCAATGCCATTCTCGGCGTCTCGCTGGCCATTGCCAAGGCATCTGCCGAGGCATGCGGCCTGCCGCTCTACCGCTATGTGGGTGGCGCCAACGCCCATCTGCTGCCGGTACCGATGATGAACATCATCAATGGCGGGGAGCATGCCGACAATCCGATCGACTTTCAGGAGTTCATGGTCATGCCGGTTGGTGCAGACAGCCTGAAGGAGGCGGTCCGCATGGGGGCGGAGGTTTTCCATACGCTGAAAAAGGACCTGTCAGCAGCCGGGCACAACACCTCGGTGGGCGATGAGGGCGGGTTTGCGCCCAATCTCAGTTCGGCGGTCGATGCGCTCGACTTTATCATGAAGTCGATCGAGAAGGCCGGCTACAAGCCCGGTGAGGACATGTATCTGGCGCTCGATTGCGCGGCGACGGAATTCTTCAAGGACGGCAATTACGTCTATGAAGGCGAGGGGGTGAGCCGCGATCCTGAAACCCAGGCAAAATACCTTGCCGAACTGGTCTCCAGCTATCCCATCATTTCCATCGAGGACGGAATGTCGGAGGATGACTGGGACGGCTGGAAAATGCTCACCGATCTTGCGGGCAGTAAGTGCCAGCTTGTCGGTGATGACCTGTTTGTCACCAACTCGAAGCGCCTGCGCATGGGCATTGAAAAAGGCGTTGCCAATTCAATCCTGGTCAAGGTCAACCAGATCGGCAGTCTGTCGGAAACGCTTGATGCAGTGGAAACGGCGCACAAGGCGGCGTACACCGCCGTCATGTCGCACCGGTCCGGCGAAACGGAAGACGCCACCATCGCCGATCTGGCCGTCGCCACCAATTGCGGACAGATCAAGACCGGTTCCCTGGCCCGTTCCGACCGGCTGGCAAAATACAATCAGCTTATCCGCATTGAGGAAGAACTGGGCAATCAGGCACACTATGCCGGCCGGTCCATTCTGAAAGGCTGA
- a CDS encoding DUF2332 domain-containing protein, which translates to MANPQAVRRVFADQAIACEALDSPFTARLCRLFAERLEESNPVGADVLGWPGDPKIQADSVALRLCGALNHLVISGRDPVLAENYPPHFDHTQHCDDGLWQLLTGAMERNSAAIIAFLANAPQTNEVRRSVALIAAYHAIAARFALPLSVCELGASAGLNLMAGRYGLKTDAFMLGPQEGLVLKPQWKGDVPVKADVSIESARGCDLAPIDVRDEAQALRLLAYIWPDQRERVALIRNAIGLVRTTGVEIEQGDAIAWLERKLETRSEGVVTVFQHTVAWQYFPQQARQQGEALLAEHGARAIPSAPMARISMENDGSEAPGARLQLTLWPDGKVHELGRVDFHGSWIDWRNPGQAKA; encoded by the coding sequence TTGGCAAACCCGCAGGCGGTCCGCAGGGTGTTTGCAGATCAGGCCATTGCCTGTGAGGCGCTCGATTCGCCGTTTACTGCGCGGTTGTGCCGGTTGTTTGCCGAACGTCTTGAAGAAAGCAATCCGGTCGGCGCAGATGTGCTCGGCTGGCCGGGCGATCCGAAAATTCAGGCCGACAGCGTGGCACTCAGATTGTGCGGCGCGCTGAACCATCTTGTCATCTCCGGCAGGGATCCGGTTCTGGCGGAAAACTATCCTCCGCATTTCGATCACACGCAGCATTGTGATGACGGGCTGTGGCAATTGCTGACAGGTGCCATGGAGCGCAACAGCGCTGCAATCATCGCGTTTTTGGCCAATGCACCGCAGACGAACGAAGTACGCCGCTCTGTGGCGCTCATTGCGGCCTATCACGCCATCGCTGCCCGGTTTGCGCTTCCTCTTTCTGTCTGCGAACTGGGTGCCAGCGCCGGGCTAAATCTCATGGCTGGGCGGTATGGACTGAAGACAGATGCTTTCATGCTCGGGCCGCAGGAGGGGCTGGTTCTAAAGCCGCAATGGAAGGGCGATGTTCCGGTCAAGGCGGATGTCAGCATCGAATCTGCCCGCGGCTGTGATCTTGCGCCAATCGATGTGAGGGATGAAGCTCAGGCGTTGCGGCTGTTGGCCTATATCTGGCCGGACCAGAGGGAACGGGTGGCACTGATCAGAAATGCGATCGGCCTTGTGCGCACCACCGGCGTTGAAATTGAGCAGGGCGATGCCATCGCCTGGCTTGAACGGAAACTCGAAACCCGTTCCGAGGGCGTCGTGACGGTCTTTCAACACACGGTCGCCTGGCAGTATTTTCCCCAACAGGCCAGACAACAGGGAGAAGCCCTGTTGGCAGAACATGGCGCGCGGGCAATCCCTTCAGCGCCGATGGCACGCATATCGATGGAAAATGACGGCAGCGAAGCGCCGGGCGCGAGGCTTCAACTGACCCTGTGGCCTGACGGCAAAGTTCATGAACTGGGCCGCGTGGACTTTCACGGCAGCTGGATCGACTGGCGCAACCCCGGCCAGGCCAAAGCGTGA
- a CDS encoding lysozyme inhibitor LprI family protein — protein sequence MVDLTLNKNIADNNTVSPAAVLGQAFLLPAAICVAGVALFWSLPAEAQSFPCAEAEKPAEFAVCNNENLLSLDERLSKVFQSAYGKAGTVPQRQSVTREHNEWLKVRNACGADFTCLDLRYREHIDRMSQRGA from the coding sequence ATGGTTGATCTGACACTGAACAAGAACATCGCTGACAACAACACCGTTTCGCCGGCCGCCGTGCTTGGCCAGGCATTCCTCCTGCCGGCTGCCATTTGCGTGGCAGGGGTCGCCCTTTTCTGGTCGCTTCCTGCCGAGGCCCAGTCCTTCCCCTGTGCGGAGGCTGAAAAGCCGGCCGAATTCGCCGTCTGCAACAATGAGAACCTGCTCTCTCTGGACGAACGGCTCAGCAAGGTGTTCCAGTCTGCCTATGGGAAGGCCGGGACCGTGCCACAGCGCCAGTCGGTCACCAGGGAACACAATGAATGGCTGAAAGTCCGCAACGCCTGCGGCGCGGATTTCACCTGCCTTGACTTGCGTTATCGCGAGCACATCGACCGCATGTCACAACGCGGCGCATAG
- the kdsA gene encoding 3-deoxy-8-phosphooctulonate synthase, translating into MSGANAVVAVGKTEFFNTGPLSLIAGPCQLESRQHAFDMAGSLKALTDELGIGFVYKSSYDKANRTSLGATRGAGLETSMPIFDDLRRELGVAVITDVHTAEACAVVAKHVDMLQIPAFLCRQTDLLVAAAKTGSVINVKKGQFLAPWDMQNVVKKVTDSGNANVIVTERGASFGYNTLVSDMRALPIMARETGAPIVFDATHSVQSPGGQGGSSGGDRTMVPFLARAAVATGVAGVFIETHDDPDNTTSSDGPNMVRLADMRGLLEQLMAIDQIVKG; encoded by the coding sequence ATGAGCGGGGCAAATGCCGTAGTGGCGGTAGGCAAAACCGAATTCTTCAACACCGGTCCCTTGTCGCTGATTGCCGGTCCCTGCCAGCTTGAATCGCGCCAGCATGCCTTCGACATGGCGGGCAGTCTGAAAGCGCTGACCGATGAACTTGGCATCGGCTTTGTCTACAAGTCGAGCTATGACAAGGCGAACCGCACGTCCCTTGGCGCAACGCGCGGGGCGGGGCTGGAAACCTCCATGCCCATTTTCGATGACCTGCGCCGGGAACTGGGGGTTGCGGTCATCACCGACGTTCACACGGCAGAAGCGTGCGCCGTGGTGGCAAAGCATGTGGACATGCTGCAGATCCCGGCCTTTTTGTGCCGCCAGACCGACCTGCTGGTGGCAGCAGCCAAAACCGGCTCGGTGATCAATGTCAAGAAAGGGCAATTCCTGGCGCCCTGGGACATGCAGAACGTTGTGAAGAAAGTCACCGATAGCGGCAACGCCAATGTGATCGTCACCGAACGCGGGGCAAGCTTCGGTTACAATACGCTGGTTTCCGACATGCGCGCACTGCCGATCATGGCGCGCGAAACCGGCGCGCCCATCGTTTTCGACGCCACCCATTCGGTGCAGAGCCCCGGCGGGCAGGGCGGCTCATCGGGCGGTGACCGCACTATGGTGCCGTTTTTGGCCCGCGCGGCCGTTGCAACCGGCGTTGCCGGCGTCTTCATCGAGACTCATGACGATCCCGACAACACCACATCCTCGGACGGGCCAAACATGGTCAGGCTGGCCGATATGCGCGGCCTGCTGGAGCAACTGATGGCGATTGATCAGATTGTGAAGGGTTGA
- a CDS encoding D-alanyl-D-alanine carboxypeptidase family protein, which produces MALHCLTAARISVAALSVFWLLVLAVVAASAGPHLVADARTGAVLTQSRATDRWFPASLTKLMTTYTVLREIRRGAITLRSPVRISAKASNEPPSKMGFPWKTILTVETALKILMVKSANDVATALGESIGGSEAAFAGMMNGYAREIGMVDSNWVNAHGLHDPNQYSSARDLALLAIRLKTEFAEQSGLFDIHAIKVGNRRLKNHNALLRRFAGTTGMKTGFICAGGVSIVASARINGRELVAVVLGHRSARERNVRAAELLTAASRRVRAHGLPNIYEWPASDVPVAPVDISDAVCGRGDGTLDQLEREDLAINYFPILRPTLKERQALYFTDPVNAPEPVALALGNATGPDPFGLLIEKPPIGLAESGEVTMQGRAELEDGTIVAVPEQNPLQPQAAEGRVPADAKEGQPATLSVTGKVVLGGVASAIPVRPPVTIPNQEADSVSNVTASDQGN; this is translated from the coding sequence ATGGCTTTGCATTGCCTAACGGCTGCCAGAATCAGCGTTGCTGCGCTGTCTGTGTTTTGGCTGCTCGTCTTAGCGGTTGTTGCGGCAAGTGCAGGACCGCATCTGGTCGCCGATGCGCGAACCGGTGCGGTACTGACGCAATCGCGGGCCACTGACCGCTGGTTTCCGGCTTCCCTGACCAAGCTGATGACCACCTATACCGTGCTGCGGGAAATCCGCCGCGGCGCGATCACGCTGCGCTCGCCGGTTCGCATTTCGGCCAAGGCATCAAATGAACCGCCGTCGAAAATGGGCTTTCCGTGGAAAACCATATTGACGGTGGAGACGGCGCTAAAGATCCTGATGGTAAAATCGGCCAATGACGTTGCCACCGCGCTGGGCGAATCGATAGGTGGCAGCGAAGCCGCCTTTGCCGGCATGATGAACGGCTATGCGCGGGAAATCGGCATGGTGGATTCCAATTGGGTCAATGCCCATGGTCTGCACGATCCAAACCAGTATTCCAGCGCGCGCGATCTGGCATTGCTGGCCATCCGCCTGAAGACGGAGTTTGCCGAGCAATCGGGCCTGTTTGACATTCACGCCATCAAGGTTGGCAACAGAAGGTTGAAAAACCACAACGCGCTGCTGCGGCGCTTTGCCGGAACGACGGGCATGAAGACCGGCTTTATCTGCGCTGGCGGCGTGAGCATCGTTGCCAGCGCCAGAATAAACGGCCGCGAACTGGTCGCGGTTGTCCTGGGACACCGTTCGGCCAGGGAACGCAACGTGCGCGCTGCCGAACTGCTGACGGCGGCCTCGCGCCGGGTACGCGCTCACGGCCTGCCCAACATTTACGAATGGCCTGCAAGCGATGTGCCGGTTGCGCCCGTCGATATCAGCGATGCGGTTTGCGGCCGTGGCGATGGAACGCTGGACCAATTGGAACGGGAAGATCTGGCTATAAACTATTTTCCGATACTGCGTCCCACGCTGAAGGAACGCCAGGCGCTCTATTTCACCGACCCGGTCAACGCGCCGGAACCGGTTGCGCTTGCGCTCGGCAATGCCACGGGTCCCGATCCTTTCGGTCTGTTGATTGAAAAACCGCCCATTGGCCTTGCTGAAAGCGGTGAGGTTACCATGCAGGGGCGCGCCGAACTTGAAGATGGAACCATTGTCGCCGTGCCGGAGCAAAATCCGTTGCAGCCGCAAGCAGCGGAAGGCAGGGTGCCGGCGGATGCCAAAGAAGGTCAGCCTGCCACGCTTTCGGTTACCGGCAAGGTGGTGCTGGGTGGGGTAGCAAGTGCCATACCCGTTCGCCCGCCCGTCACCATCCCCAATCAGGAGGCAGATTCTGTTTCCAATGTGACGGCTTCAGATCAGGGGAATTGA